In the Desulfosporosinus acidiphilus SJ4 genome, ATAGCATTTTCTTGAACTTGTGAAATTGCACCAGCGGATACGAGATTGTCAAGTATGGTTTTCAAATCTGATCCTGACTGCATACCAGTTGAAATGGCATTCAGAATATCATCTTCTTGGGTTTGAGTAAGAGAACCTTCAGATACTAAGCTATTAAGGACGATTGAGAACCCATCTTGGTTGCCTTGATCAGGGGTTCCGTTTGGAGCAGCATCTTTGAGAGCTGTTTCAATAGAGGTTTCTTGGTCTTGAGTGATGGTACCGTCTGAGACTAAGCTATCCAAAGCCGTCGAGAAGCTGTTGTTGACGTTATGAGTACCCGAGGGTTTAAGAGAATTTAAAACAGAGGTTTCTTGGTCTTGGGTAATGGTGCCAGCTGAGACTAGATTGTCGAGAACAGATTGAAATCCGTCATGGTGGTCACCTTGAGCCGGAGCAGCATCTTTGAGAGCTGTTTCAATAGAGGTTTCTTGGTCTTGAGTGATGGTACCACCTGAGACTAAGCTATCCAAAGCCGTCGAGAAACCGTTGTCGCCGTTAGGAGCACCTGAGGGTTTAAGAGAATTTAAAACAGAGGTTTCTTGGTCTTGGGTAATGGTGCCAGCGGAAACTAAAGTATCGAGAACTGTTTTAGGGCCATTATGGTTATCTCTTTTGAAGTTATGCTGAACTTGAGTGGGTGTTGTTGAACTATTGAGGTTCGTTGTCGTTGCAAATGCTGTTGATGCACTTAGAAGTGTGATAAGAGAAATTGCACCTAAGGCTATCAAAGGTGTGACTTTTTTCATATTAGATTGCCCCTTTCAATTTTTCATTCTGAGTAAGATAAGTGAATTAATGTCTTGTTCATGTACTTTTGAGTCGGTGAATTAAGTAGGAACCAATTATATTGATGTTATTGAATGATGATCTTCCCATCAACATCTCCTTTCGAATAAGATACTTGATTTTAACCACGATGTAATTCTACGAATGCTAGCTGAATTTAAACTGAGCTCAAACTTAAAACTTTCTGAATCATAGCTGAGAGTTTTTCAGATTAATTTCTAACATTCCGGCATGACGGCAATGTAGAGAGTATTGGAACTAAGCATTTGATCGACGATGGAGGAACTTATAAAGATTAGTCCTCTTCGTCAAGAAAGAACTGCAGAATCCGGCTAAGGTTACGCTTTTGTAATCTTAGCCGGATTTTTTGGTATCAACAATTCCAACGTCCAAAAACGTGAACCGTAAACAAGAGTTGCAAAGCGAACTTGAGTAATTCGCAGAGCAATGCCCCCTTTCTGCAAATAGGTTATGTAAATTTCAAACCTTAAATTGTTTTGCTGACTAATTTTAAGACAATATCTTTCTATGCAGCCACTAGTAATCGCGCCTTTCTAAGCTCCAGGTGCGATTGCATTCATAAGAAATTCATAACTAATTCACAGCAAAATCGAATTAATTCGCTATACTTTGTGCATAGAAGGCCAGAGTATTTAAGTTAAAAATTTTTTTAGCAAAAAGTTTGAGGAGGAATAAAGATGAAAAGATCAAGGTGGATTATTGGACTATCAATTGCGGGTGTGATGGCACTTTCCGGTACGGCGTTCGCTCTTAACTCCGGGTCAGTTGTTACACAATCAGCTGCACAAAAACTTACTGCCCGTAATATATCAACTCAATCTCAAGGAACTGTTGCAAATAACGGTATAAACACGGTAAATAATAGTTCTCCTTCGACGAATCAATCAACACAGCCTTTACTAATAGATACTACGAATAGTGGAATAACTCCAGGTTCCAATGCACCCTTTGGGGGTTATGGCATGATGGGAGGTTACGGAGGTAATGGAACCGGCGGGGGTTATGGCATGATGGGAGGTTACGGAGGTAATGGAATCGGCGGGGGCTATGGTATGATGGGAGGTTACGGAGGTAATGGAGCCGGTAGGGGCTATGGTATGATGGGAGGCTACGGAGCTAACGGAACCGGTGGAGGTTATGGCATGATGGGTGGGGGATATAATGCTCAAAGCTTAGGCATTAACCTTACTAACGGTGAAGTCAGCACCTCAGATCAAGCCGTAGCAATTGCTAAAGCGTACACCCAAAAAGTTGACCAGAATGTTGTCGCTGACGAACTCCATGAATTCTCCAATGGGTACGAAGCGGAGTTTAAGGATGCTAAAACTGGGGCTAAAGCTTATGAGATCATGATTTATAAAAATGGCGGACAAATTATAGCTGAAATGGGTCCCAATATTATGTGGAATAGTAAATATGGACCTATGAATTGGGGTAACGCTGGGTCCATGACGGTGAGTGAAGAACAGGCTGTAAAAAATGCTCAAGATTTTGTAAGCCGAATGGGTCAAGAATATTCGATCGAAAAACCTGAAACAGCTCCTGGTTATTACGAATTCATGGTTCAAAAAGATGGTAAGGATTATGCAGAGCTCGACGTTAATGGATATAGCGGCCAGGTTTGGTATGAAAACTGGCACGGCCCCATCTTGAATACTATTGAAGTGAAGTAGTATTGAGAGAAGTTAATAAAAGATTAGTTCAAAGAAACAAGCAGTATAGTTTCAGGTAAGCGGGGCTGTTTAAAAACTTAACTTGAAAAACATAAAGTGGGTTTAGATAGCCATAGGCGTTGTCATTTCACTACTATAGTGGAGTGATAACGCCTTTCTTTAATGGTTAGGGAAGAAAAGTGACCTAGAAACTAAGACGAATAGGACAACTGATTGAGGGTAAACTCTATAAGTAATCTTTCTTTCAGTAACTAAATGAATTTCCTTCGCTAAAACTATATGATTATTTCTTATATTTAATAGAAAAAGGTAAGGAAGCCCCTAATTTTGGGCTGATTCAATTGTCAAAGAAATGAGGCGTTTATAAAATGAAATTGTTGTCTTCATTATTGATTGTTTTGGTTTTGGCGTTTATTGCATGGTTTGGGGTTGGAGTTCTTAAGCTTTATGCTTTATTTGGAATTGGTATACCCTACTTAGCTTTAATCATATTCTCAATTGGTTATATAAATCGTCTGTTAAAATTAGAACAAAATAATTCGGAAAATTCGCTGGGGACTAAAAATAAGACCAATCCAAAAATTTTAGATATACTATTCTTTCGCTCATTCTTCGGAAACATAAAAATGGCAACGCAGGAATTAAAAGAAGAATCGGGGGTTTCTAAATGGTTCTGGGCAGGTGTCTATATCTTTTTTGGGGCTCTTCTAATTATTCTAATACGGCATTTGCGGTTGTTTTTAAATCCGGTACCCTCGCTTGTTCAAGGCTTGGAAAATGCAGATAGTTTTCTTTCCATCGGTTTTCCCCACAATGCGATTTATATTACGGACATCGTGTTTATGGTGGCTTTATTGGTTATCATAGTACGCAGTATTTATACTTCCTTTACGAAGAATAGCTCCGTCTCTTTCAGCTATGTCCCTTTATTTTTACTCCTCGGAAGTGTTTTGTCGGGAATCATGATGGTCTATTATTGGCGAGTAGACATAGTGAGTGTGAAAGAATTGGGCATGGGTCTAGTTACTTTCAGACCCTTTATCCCAATGAACGTCGGCAGTATTTTATTCATTCATATATTCCTTGTCAGCAGCCTCTTGGTTTATCTCGCAATGTCGTCGAGAAAACCAAGGTATCAATAGTAACTATAAGATGAAACGAATATTGGTTGAGAAATTCCTTGAAAGATAGAGTGCAATGTAAAAAACATCGTCAGGGCGCACCGAATGTTCGAGTTTTTCGATATGAGGGAGAGGAGATAGTTTTATTTTTATCGGTTTGTGAAAAGGAGAACGCTTATCACAACGGCTGAAAGTCAGTTCTGAAATATGTCAATTGGCCAACTGTATGTTTCTCTTTAAATAATAGTTGAGAAGGACTATACTGAATATATTGAATTATTAATAAATTAACAATGTATCATGATATTTCAGACAGAACTGATATCTTTTCATGACCTATACCTGGCCCGGTAACGTGCGGGAAATGCAAAATGCCCTTGAGCGCGCAATTAATGTGGCTGAAGGCGATAAGATTATGTTCGATGATTTGCCCCTCTATTTACGGGAATCCTCTATGAAACCTAAAATAAAGGAGTTAAATTCTTTAGCAAAAGAACTTGCCGCTACTGAAAAAGAGGTGATTATCAGAACTCTTAAAGCAACACAGGGAAATAAAGTTAGGTCCTCAGAAATTTTGGGGATACATCGGACTAATTTATATCGCAAGATGGATAAATATGGATTGACCAATCTCTTGTTCACGGAAGAATAGTAGAGATTTTGCAACATGTAGCAATGCCACTCAGAGCGGATTTTTCTGATTAAATGTCGTGTTACCTAAAATATTTCTCAAAGAGTGTAGCGAAATTGCTGCATTCATAATTCCATACCAAGTATAACTTTTTCTAAAACCAACACAGTTATAGTGTTGCTTTTTTATTACCTATCAGGCAGAAAGTATAACTTTCGATTGTATACCGCAAGAAGGGCAAATATGTATGAAGATAGTGTCTTCAAGCTTCACAAGATTTTCTACATAGCTTTTAAAGAATTTTATAGGAAATATATTGGCATGCTTTTTGCTATTTTGAATAGCAATATATCTTGAAAAGCAGCCAAAGAGGGGGCGAAATATTCAGTATATTCTAAAGCATTGGAATATAACTATAATTAGACACTCGAAGGGAGTTGAAACTCATGAATTTTTCCGTTGATTTGCAAGGTAAGACAGCTTTAGTTACAGGTGCAAAATCAGGTATTGGGTTCGGTATTGCCCAGGGTTTAAGTGAAGCCGGTGCAAAAGTAATCGTGAACGATCTTACTGAGGACGGTCTGATAGAAGTTGCCCAAAGTCTTAATGGCGATCTTCTTCCCGGAGATATCACCCATCCTGATTTCGTTCGAAAAGTAAAGTCAAAACACATCGACATTCTAGTTAATAATGCGGGTTTTCAGCATGTATCACCGTTAGAAGATTTTGATGAAAAGATTTTCCGCCGTCTGTTGGAGGTTATGTTAGTAGGCCC is a window encoding:
- a CDS encoding helix-turn-helix domain-containing protein, which gives rise to MTYTWPGNVREMQNALERAINVAEGDKIMFDDLPLYLRESSMKPKIKELNSLAKELAATEKEVIIRTLKATQGNKVRSSEILGIHRTNLYRKMDKYGLTNLLFTEE
- a CDS encoding SDR family NAD(P)-dependent oxidoreductase is translated as MNFSVDLQGKTALVTGAKSGIGFGIAQGLSEAGAKVIVNDLTEDGLIEVAQSLNGDLLPGDITHPDFVRKVKSKHIDILVNNAGFQHVSPLEDFDEKIFRRLLEVMLVGPFLLAQAVGFQV
- a CDS encoding PepSY domain-containing protein, with product MKRSRWIIGLSIAGVMALSGTAFALNSGSVVTQSAAQKLTARNISTQSQGTVANNGINTVNNSSPSTNQSTQPLLIDTTNSGITPGSNAPFGGYGMMGGYGGNGTGGGYGMMGGYGGNGIGGGYGMMGGYGGNGAGRGYGMMGGYGANGTGGGYGMMGGGYNAQSLGINLTNGEVSTSDQAVAIAKAYTQKVDQNVVADELHEFSNGYEAEFKDAKTGAKAYEIMIYKNGGQIIAEMGPNIMWNSKYGPMNWGNAGSMTVSEEQAVKNAQDFVSRMGQEYSIEKPETAPGYYEFMVQKDGKDYAELDVNGYSGQVWYENWHGPILNTIEVK